The nucleotide window TGCCATTTGGACCTCATTACTTGCTAAGTTTTGTACAATGACATGCACAAAGGACAGTGGAAGCTGGATTTTACCCTTTTTTTCATTATAGTAATAACATTTCATGGCAATCTCTCTCTTTGAATTTGTATAATACCTATGTTTTGGAAACCATTCAATAAGAATATAACAGCCACCTCCATGAACCCTTACCAGCCAGTGTAGCAACTGAAATCATCTTCTTGACTGTATAATATTGAACCATTATGTAACCATCATGATGATTTCATAACAAACAATGACAAACTTTCATGGTTGTTACTGGATAATGAATTAGAGAAATCAATATCTATTAAAATAAGCCATTTGGCAATTACTAAATTGATTCAGAATTTGCAATTCCTTGAATAGTAATAAAGCCTAAAAGTGGCCTTTGAATGGTTTTAATGGGACTTAATGGCAGTTACATTTACCATAACAGGTTAGGTATAAAGAAACAAGCCCACTACTCACAGTAGTCAATATGCTGGACCCAATTATCATGTCTGGAGGTcgaacataatgaattttaatgtgTCTTAATCGgttttaattcaaaaaatataaacTTAGATTTGCAAGTTTAGAACAGCCAAAGTCAGAATCAATCTGACTCATTTTCTACAATTTATTGTGTGATTGTTCTTTCTTTACCATGTACTCATTCTGCTGATTTGAATCCATTCATTTACCCATATATGGTTGAAAATTTTGGTTGCTTAATTTTTTTAAGGATTCATCTTGCACAACAATTTTAATGCTTGGTTTTGTTAGGTGTGCCCTTTGGCCCTCAAGTCTATTCTTATCTGAATTTATCCTTTCTTACCAAGAGGTGTTTTCAAAAAAGTTTTGCTTTGAGGTAATAATAATTCTGAATTTCCTATTCCAGTGCTGACTTAAAATTCATGTTGAAATATTTGCAATATATCTTAAACTAGCAGATTGGTTCTGGTGTTGGTTTAGTTGGGATTGCTCTTCTCCATGTTGGAGCTTCCAGGGTAtgattttttcaaaatatttttttatagagtGTATACTTTTGGTAAGGTTTAAGATTTTTTTGCTCAAATATTGCTTATTCTTTTGTCTCTAGGGCATGCTTGTCTTTAGTTTATTGTGTTTGTCTATTGCAGCACAAAATTTAGTCAAACTTGGTTGACATATTGTATTTGTATGCATGTATCTTACCTTTTTTCAAGTATCATTGTATGAATTGATAATCATGGAATTTCATGATGCATGCTAGTATTCAGAGTAATAATATTCAACTTGACATGTATTTATATTCAAAGTATTGTCAACTTTGTTGACTAATGGGGTTATTCTATTTGTTGAGTAAAAGATTCTTGGACTGGATGGTTAGAATTACAAGTTCCATCTAGATATGGTGGTGGGAAATGCAGTGGGTTTTGTTGGCATAACATTTTCGATGAACTTGGTTGTCAATGAGATTAATGGCACCTCATGGTGATTCATTCACGTGCTTCACAAATTCCATCTTTGTATTAAGTGCAACAGCATACATGATCATATAAAAAATTTTGCAGGTAGTTCTTACTGATGGTGACATATCAACTTTAGCAAATATGAAGAGTAATATAGAACTGAACCATCTAGAGTTGCCATCAGAGAGGACAAGTGCAAAGCCTATGGTTAGTCACAATTTTGGCCTTTTTACAAATATATGACTGGTAAATTACTGCATGTTCCTTGCaatcttatatttttattataaacccTGCTCTttttgtaccttggattgtttctATTGGGACGAGCTATACCTATATGTTAGAGATACTTTACTTGCAGTAAGATGATACTTTTAGGTTCTTTCACTGCTTGGTATATCTTTCCATAGATTTGCTTACTCATATGCATATTACTAAGCCCGTTAACTGTGTACATGCttttaagaaaaattattttagtAATTTGAAGTGTAACATTCAATATAGGATCGATATATTAAGCAGAGCGCAGGTTTGCAGTTGGCTGCTTCCTCTCTTAGATATTGAAATTTAAAGCCTAAGCGGCTTGAATCCGGGCAATGCAATATGAATGTCTAGTGCTTTAAAACAATATTGCTGATAGCTTTAGCATGAGCTGTTGCAACAAATTTTCAAGGCGGTTTTCCTCCTAGTCTATTTAAGTCGAGCAGAATTTCCTTAAGAGGCATATAACTGATGAACTTAAGATGTCCTGTTCTGACTTCCTGAGCTATGAGTTGCAGGTTGAGTGCAAATATCTACCATGGGAGTCTGCATCTAAGAGGGAGCTACAAGATTACGAACCCGAGATAATGTGAGTGACTCATTACCTTACTCTATACAAGTGCCACTTAATTCTGTTATAGATCCATCATTATCAACGATGACTTGcctgaaaatatttgatgttattTAAATAGTTCGTGGGTGATCTGACCTCTGATGCTGTTTTAACATAACAATCTGAGTGCCACCTTAAGTTGGCAATTTTATGTTTTAGTGGTTGACAGTTACTTGTTACCGGATTTCTTCTACTTAATAATTTTTCTCCCTAGTGGCCAATTGTCATCATTACATCAATAACGATGAAAAATCCGTTGGCACAATCTTGCAatgcagtttttttttctttttctgcaaagataaatagcaaagatgaaatttataaaaatttgtaagaggggaTCTTGAAACCCTAAACCTCGGGTGAGCGACTGCGATACATTACCGATGTTTTAGATGAAAAAATTTGTAGAACGAGGATGGGAACCTCAATCTTTGTATCATCACTCTCTTATTTCGTTTGTGCAGCTTGGGTGCAGATGTAATCTATGACCCACATTGCATACCTCATCTTGTTCGAGTTCTTTCGGCACTTTTGAGTCCCACCTCATCTGAACCAAAAGGAAATGGAGCAAATTGCTGTGGACCAACTCAGGATACTGACGATGCGGATAAACTTCTACAGAACAAGGAAGAGGAAGCTCCTGTTGCATATATCGCTACGGTCATCCGGAATCAGAAGACTTTTGATTATTTCCTCAGAGTAGCCACGGAAAGTCCCCTCTCTGTTCTTGATGTTACAGAGATGATGAAACCAATGAGTCTGCTTCCTTACATGCTATCATACGATCGATCAAGTGTTCATCTTTTGAAGGTATCATTTCTGTGCAATTGAGATGCTGACCTTATTGTTAAGACTCAGATGTGATATCACTCTTTTTAGACTGCTTCCTTCACTTAATTTTTGTGTTCATCTTTTGAAGGTATCATTTCTGTGCAATTGAGATGCTGACCTTATTGTTAAGACTCAGATGTGATATCACTCTTTTTAGACTGCTTCCTTCACTTAATTTTTGTGTTCATCTTTTGAAGGTATCATTTCTGTGCAATTGAGATGCTGACCTTATTGTTAAGACTCAGATGTGATATCACGCTTTTTAGACTGCTTCCTTCACTTAATTTTTGCTGCCGCTGGTTCTTCCAGCAGACGTAGTGATCCTATTACTCCATCCGCTGTCTCCCACAGAGAAAAAGAAATGTAGCGATCTTTGAATTTAAATCCCCACCAAAAACGGCATCACTACTGCAGCAGCAAAAACTTTCATGGAAAACCTGCACACTTTGTAAACACTTAATAGAAGTACTACATGGACGAGTATTTTTTACATGACCTAAAACGATAACCCTAATAACAGATTTAGTGTTTAGCAAATCAAAAATCAACAGTGACATTACGCAAATCGGAGTATTGCCACAGCTACCAATGCAGCAGCTCTGAAGAAAATTTCTTTCGTGCTTCTCTTAACCTTGCTAGCTATCTCCTCCTCTGTAAGATTTAGCTTGCTCGAGTTTTTACTGACATATATGATGGTATCTCTCAACCCATTGATGGCCCATGAAAGCCAGAAAatcccaaatccaaatccaaatccaaatccggTATTCAACAGCCTGGTAGCAGACAAAGGTACCCTTCCACATACCAGTTTGCATAGAACAGAGAAAAAAACAGCGAGGCCAGTACCAGCTACCCCAGCAGAAAATTGGGCAAGGAATTTGCTAATCTCAGGGCTTGATTTCTTCAGCGAGGGGATTGTTACATTGCTCTCTTTGTCTATTAGGGCAGAAAGAAGGCTTTCGCAGGCATGCAAATAGGTCCTCGGGTAAAGGTCCTGCTCTCTTCCcagttttttgttctttttcttcttaggCAGCGTTTTCAGCTTAGCATTATCAGAGCTGACCATTCATAAAGGTTAGTTAGGTACACAGAAAAAGGATATAGAAAAAACATAACACTAATTAACATAACCATAGATCCATGTATTAGGGTATACCTCTTCAGAGTAGCAACTGTTGGAGAAGATGCCTGTTTGTGAGCTTGTGATCGTCGACGACCCCTTCTGCTCGTAAAGCAGATGCACGTACCCATGAGCAACAGTTAttttaaaaggaaaagaaatggaaTTAACACAACACTATGTCTTGGCAACCCAATATGTCAACTGAAAAAGATGGTGCATATCGGCAGATTTTGTGTTTCATTCCAACTTATGTCTTATGGAAGTCTGGCGATCTTATGATTTCTTAGGATACATTTATCACATAAATATTTATGCTGAACGAACTTTTGTGTTATGCCATATGttcaaattaaaatcaattaTCATCTGTCTAAAGGTTTCTTGATAAGCTTGAATTCTAAAATTTGTATACCAGCCATGGGTTCATTTGAGACATTAGTTGATTATGTGCGTTAGAATTAAGTTGGTAAGTTCAATGCTGTAAGAATTTTGGGAGTAGCAATTAGCTTAAAAAGTCAGAAACTTGACACAATTTAAGTAGGATGAGTTTCTAACTTAATTACTTTTCTATCCAAGCTGACCGATAATTATCTATGAAAACATGATCAAATGATCATCCTAATCCGCTAATCCATATGTGGTTCTAGCTTTTGTTTTGCCTCAAGGAATATCTTGGACCAAGTCTGGAGATCATGGCTTACTCCAAGTCCATCCCACATTAGACAAAAGAATGATGAACCTAAATTGTGGAAGAAAATAAGTTACTGGAATCTTGAACAACATTTTCAGTTGCCTGGAAGCTTAGCTCTTTTTCCAGAATTTAACTAGCCCTTTGGAGATCAAATGTTCATTTTGTGAGGGAAGTTGACTCGGGAGAACACCAATCAACAAGATCTTTAATTCATTAGTCATTTTTCTAAACAGAAAAGCAAAAGATTGCTCTAAGGAGGTGTATAGTTACATAACTAGAAACCTCAAATGATATATGaattaaaaaagaagagaaaatgtaGACATGAATACAGTTAAATAATGTTCAATTATGCAAAAACAAAACTAAATTGATGTGCAAGTAATTGTCACAAACGAGAAAGTAATTCCAAGTTTCTGATCATTTCAGTAACAGTAAAAGGAGGTAAAGATCTACCTTGTGAAGTATGGGACTAGCAATGATTGTTTACTGCCAATTATTGTTCTTTTTGGTAGATTAAAATCCGCAACAATTGATAGTAGATCTTCCGTTTGAGATGCACTGTCTGCAAATAACAGCCTGCCATCTGGATATACTGTGAAGTATGAAGTATCAGATAAGTTCCCAACAAAATCCAACTGAGGCTCCGGGACAAAATTTTGCTTTTGTAAATGTAGAGAATGCTGACAATCATCCATTTCAGCCTCATAGAGAGAGGACTTATCATCCACAAGTACATGCGGTGAAGGCAACATGTCAATTGTCACTTCTTCGAACCCCATAACTTCTGAAAGTAAAGAAGCATCTATGCCTTCACCCTCTGCCAACTTTGATCCAGACATAAGCAACTTCAAGATTTTCTCATTTCTTAGGCACTTCTCGGCAATTCTAAAGCTAAAAAGCACCGAGTTCGAGCATGAATCTGTTTCAAAAAGAGGTGTGAGTTGTTGAAAAGATAGTATTTGGAAGGAGGAAAAGGGAAGCCTAATTTTGCACAAACCAAATAAAATAGATATAGACCATTTCAAAGTGCTAAATTATTTCTTTTACATATATATGTTGCTCATAagcaaggttcgccataccgatgcgtaccgcccggtacgggcggtacgtaccggtccgagaggcgaccggtacgcggaccgccctataccgggcggtacaccgaaTTCAGtatatatcgggcggtaacggtcgaaatttcgaccgttaccgcccggtaccattcggtaacggtcgatttcgaccgttaccgcccgataccactcggtaacggtcgaaatcgaccggtaccactcggtaacggtcgaaatcgaccgttaccacactgtagcagtgctacagtgctccaacggtcaaattgaccgttggagccctttctcctcctatttaaactaatcttctctcccctatttcattatactctcttaaactctctctcaaacatttcttttctctcataaactctataaaacaacgatttgtgaattcaatcgaggtaaatttgggaagattaagaggaagaactttctaatcaagaggtatgtattcgttttctttaattagagagtaattaagttatttaatgctgtgattagttattttaatgatgatttaatcgaaatttgtttgattttatatcaatttaatgtctttaatacctattagggtatttgtcatgtttatagtggtgaaagagaagtaaatgattagtgtagataaatgataagtttatcataatttgaattttgaatcatattgaattaaaattacatatttaatgtttcttttatgtgtttaacatatatatgatggtaaaataagtttaattatgttttattaaagttatttaatactgtaattagttatttttacgatgatttaatcaaaatttattcgattttatgtgaatccaatatctttaatatctattagagtatttgccatgtttataatgttgaaagagaaataattagtgaaaaattaactatattaatcacataattagtgtatctaatgattttaatacttcttttatgcacgtaacatatttatgataataaaatatgattagttatgttttaataaaattacttaatattgtgattagtgatttatgatcgatatttggtcaatttaatatgtttatactttatagtttatttaatttaaatttgataggatcatggcaccaaaggaacagtcacacgatgatgcatgggttcatgcccgaaagctagatggaaaccgtcatcattggcaatgtatttattgtgactacattggtaaaggtggaggaataactcgagtaaaaatgcatttggctggtgggtatcctgacgttgcaaaatgcaagaaggttccaacggagatccgtaaattatttcaaagcaagatgaaacaagcaaaggaagatgcattaaaaaagaaggcaagagttgaggaagaatatcatagggctacacaggaaccagtttatgatcagtatgagggttgcggcgatgaagtcgacccggatctcacagctgggattcgtgcatcattggagcatcagcatacggtcgatgaagcaatgaggcatcgacgacctgactcacaattagagcatggtagtggtagtggaatccagaggtcaaccagcatgaggcaaccaactgctccttctcagttaggccgaactagtagcatgaggtatggtggactccgtggttttatgagaggtcttggcaggaggtccgcaccagatattgttgatattgatccgcaagcctatcccccacaaacagcgaaacagacacggattgacgatgcatatacaaaagaaaaaaaacgggatattgggaaggcaatctcaaaatggtttaactttcataggattccagccaacacagcccaaggtccatattatcagagcatgatctcctctattcaaaagtctggcacggggatccaacctccaacac belongs to Musa acuminata AAA Group cultivar baxijiao chromosome BXJ1-11, Cavendish_Baxijiao_AAA, whole genome shotgun sequence and includes:
- the LOC135597802 gene encoding uncharacterized protein LOC135597802 isoform X1, with product MDAGAEPCSDVTSFLYLKSAFLAMEPAHFLISLARQAGGGSITTKVQTFILEDCIKDIVGKGTELNHKYIKNILQKLIVSVESTSDIVVEDLYEKFAYYLTIQLDDQLLEENNRIYKQITFLLSLGQKCSSAMDLKVPLQCSLNMLEGDTGCALWPSSLFLSEFILSYQEVFSKKFCFEQIGSGVGLVGIALLHVGASRVVLTDGDISTLANMKSNIELNHLELPSERTSAKPMVECKYLPWESASKRELQDYEPEIILGADVIYDPHCIPHLVRVLSALLSPTSSEPKGNGANCCGPTQDTDDADKLLQNKEEEAPVAYIATVIRNQKTFDYFLRVATESPLSVLDVTEMMKPMSLLPYMLSYDRSSVHLLKVSFLCN
- the LOC135597802 gene encoding uncharacterized protein LOC135597802 isoform X4, which codes for MDAGAEPCSDVTSFLYLKSAFLAMEPAHFLISLARQAGGGSITTKVQTFILEDCIKDIVGKGTELNHKYIKNILQKLIVSVESTSDIVVEDLYEKFAYYLTIQLDDQLLEENNRIYKQITFLLSLGQKCSSAMDLKVPLQCSLNMLEGDTGCALWPSSLFLSEFILSYQEVFSKKFCFEQIGSGVGLVGIALLHVGASRVECKYLPWESASKRELQDYEPEIILGADVIYDPHCIPHLVRVLSALLSPTSSEPKGNGANCCGPTQDTDDADKLLQNKEEEAPVAYIATVIRNQKTFDYFLRVATESPLSVLDVTEMMKPMSLLPYMLSYDRSSVHLLKVSFLCN
- the LOC135597802 gene encoding uncharacterized protein LOC135597802 isoform X3; amino-acid sequence: MDAGAEPCSDVTSFLYLKSAFLAMEPAHFLISLARQAGGGSITTKVQTFILEDCIKDIVGKGTELNHKYIKNILQKLIVSVESTSDIVVEDLYEKFAYYLTIQLDDQLLEENNRIYKQITFLLSLGQKCSSAMDLKVPLQCSLNMLEGDTGCALWPSSLFLSEFILSYQEVFSKKFCFEVVLTDGDISTLANMKSNIELNHLELPSERTSAKPMVECKYLPWESASKRELQDYEPEIILGADVIYDPHCIPHLVRVLSALLSPTSSEPKGNGANCCGPTQDTDDADKLLQNKEEEAPVAYIATVIRNQKTFDYFLRVATESPLSVLDVTEMMKPMSLLPYMLSYDRSSVHLLKVSFLCN
- the LOC135597802 gene encoding uncharacterized protein LOC135597802 isoform X2 gives rise to the protein MDAGAEPCSDVTSFLYLKSAFLAMEPAHFLISLARQAGGGSITTKVQTFILEDCIKDIVGKGTELNHKYIKNILQKLIVSVESTSDIVVEDLYEKFAYYLTIQLDDQLLEENNRIYKQITFLLSLGQKCSSAMDLKVPLQCSLNMLEGDTGCALWPSSLFLSEFILSYQEVFSKKFCFEIGSGVGLVGIALLHVGASRVVLTDGDISTLANMKSNIELNHLELPSERTSAKPMVECKYLPWESASKRELQDYEPEIILGADVIYDPHCIPHLVRVLSALLSPTSSEPKGNGANCCGPTQDTDDADKLLQNKEEEAPVAYIATVIRNQKTFDYFLRVATESPLSVLDVTEMMKPMSLLPYMLSYDRSSVHLLKVSFLCN
- the LOC135597802 gene encoding uncharacterized protein LOC135597802 isoform X5, which codes for MDAGAEPCSDVTSFLYLKSAFLAMEPAHFLISLARQAGGGSITTKVQTFILEDCIKDIVGKGTELNHKYIKNILQKLIVSVESTSDIVVEDLYEKFAYYLTIQLDDQLLEENNRIYKQITFLLSLGQKCSSAMDLKVPLQCSLNMLEGDTGCALWPSSLFLSEFILSYQEVFSKKFCFEIGSGVGLVGIALLHVGASRVECKYLPWESASKRELQDYEPEIILGADVIYDPHCIPHLVRVLSALLSPTSSEPKGNGANCCGPTQDTDDADKLLQNKEEEAPVAYIATVIRNQKTFDYFLRVATESPLSVLDVTEMMKPMSLLPYMLSYDRSSVHLLKVSFLCN
- the LOC103972459 gene encoding uncharacterized protein LOC103972459; amino-acid sequence: MVELSLVASAAFPRAIIHPEHLGPYKAPKEFQILLPVHGRKQDALRFGSVQFNAQHIQGVGRPMHLLPENNQSASLSPMIEKPVLIDMQDSCSNSVLFSFRIAEKCLRNEKILKLLMSGSKLAEGEGIDASLLSEVMGFEEVTIDMLPSPHVLVDDKSSLYEAEMDDCQHSLHLQKQNFVPEPQLDFVGNLSDTSYFTVYPDGRLLFADSASQTEDLLSIVADFNLPKRTIIGSKQSLLVPYFTRRGRRRSQAHKQASSPTVATLKSSDNAKLKTLPKKKKNKKLGREQDLYPRTYLHACESLLSALIDKESNVTIPSLKKSSPEISKFLAQFSAGVAGTGLAVFFSVLCKLVCGRVPLSATRLLNTGFGFGFGFGIFWLSWAINGLRDTIIYVSKNSSKLNLTEEEIASKVKRSTKEIFFRAAALVAVAILRFA